The genomic window AAGATCGAGTCTTGTAGAATTTCTTCACCCATAGGTTCATTTTACATTGATTAAGAAATGGGATCCAAGTCTGTTGCCAAGACTCTACAAGAAGGTCCCCTTGGTTTATGTTGCAATGCACATGCTAGGAACATCTTATTTAAAAGAACTTATATtagaaattcaattttgtaaagaatgccttgattgataattaaaaatgaaaaaaaaaacaaataaagaaaacaactCCTTTTTACTTGTTCTCTGGTTAGACTCCTAGACTCACttcaattctttcttttttgttaaatttatccattcttcttttctccctcttgtctgttttcatttcctttcaatTCTTATCTCTTTTCATATAAACCATGAGCATAATGGCAAATTTGTTGCATGGATGAATGGAAATTAGTTTTCCATTAAGCTTTGGCTGGTTCATTTCACAGTAGTTTTTCTAGACTGtattttctcttgtatttaaGATACTGGAAATAAGCTCCCTTTGAAGCACCTCAAGAAATTGTATTTTCCCTTATGATTAAATTTCATGTGTTTCACGTCCATACATGATACTCCTCTTGCATGCACATACTTAGGTATCGAATATCCATACATTACCTAAGActacttattttaattacaaagagtATGTACATGCAGCAAAGGATCCATAGCATCCACAAACTACCATATTAAGACAAACTTCTTTCTTACAAACCACAGTAGACAAGGATTGTATTTTAAGGTTTTGCTACATGAAGGGCTCTCTGCCCTTTCTGGTAGTATTTCCAGTGTATATCAGCATAATCTTTCACCTTCTTGAATAACCTTGGTCTTTCCTCATCAATTAAGCCTTCTTCTGGTCCAATCAATTTTCCGGATTCAGGTGTATAGAAGACAGCCACAGAAATCCTCTCCCTTTCTGAGCTAGCCAATACCCGGTGCACTGGACTCTTGAATATTCCATTACTCATTATCTGCTTGTGTCAAAGAGAACCAAATCTACAATTTAACCATATATTATTTCCTCTTATGTTAATCTGGTATTATGTAAACCACATTAGGGTTAtctatgaaattatttaactaattaattattaaaacaaCATTTCTAATGtatgaatattttttcttattgttaGTATTTTTTAATGAGTTCAAGCATGACCTTTTTCTCTATTGAAAACTATGATGCCACTAGGTAAGCTGTAAACTGTGTTATTGTTTCCGTGGAACATCATTTGGAGCCGTTGTGTTCCTACTAAGGtgggtttctttgcttgggaagatTCGTGGGGGAAGGTCCAAACCTAtatcaactcaaaaggagggggTGGAACATAGCTAACAGATGTTTCCTTTTTTGTGATGAAGAGGAGACGATTAATCACATTTTTATCCATTGTTCCAAGGCGAGGGTTTTGTGGAAGCTTGTTTTTGCTCTATTTGGTGTGATGTGGATCCTTCCGCTTTCAGCTAGAGATACTCTTCTaggttggcatggttcttttgtgggcaagaagcgtAGAAAGGCTTGGATGGCAGCtcctctttgtttattttggtcggtttggaagaaaagaaataggatagcTTTTGATAATGAGGTTATTTCGATTCAAATGATGAAATATTcgtttgtttgtaatctttggtccAGGTCTAAGTCTTGTTTAGATGTAGGACCTTTacctttaatcaacttttttgattggttgggttctaggtGAGGGCTGGTGagtttttgcttctctttgttCTTGCCCTTTGGCATCTCTtatatactccctgtatgctttgggttGCCTTTTAGGCGCCTTTttatcttaatatattttttctgtgtttatctatcaaaaataaataaataaataaactgtgTTATTGTTATTTATGGCATAGGCAGACTTGGGGTATTCTGCAAGGGCCTACTGGAATGGTGTTTAATGAATCTCagttaggaaaagaaaaatgaatggcaTCAAATTATTGTTGGATTATGGACACTATGATCTTTTCATTAAGTTGAACTTTTGACAGAATAGGTCAAGTAAATAGAAATTTCTGGAGGCTTGCTTTGTAAGTGACTATGCCAACTATGTCAGATAAAAGATTAAGAGTCTGTGTACCTCCATTTGATCACCCATAAGGACTAGGAGAGCATTAGAAATTGTAGGAATTGTAAGCCAGCAATCATCTTTGAGGATTTGAAGACCATCTACTTCATTTTGCAAGAGAATTGTGTATCCTGAACCATCTGCATGGGGTTTTAAGCCTAGGACAATATCAGGCCTCAGACATCGTGAGTAGTAATTAAACCTTGCTTGCAGTGCTCCTCGTTCACCAAATTGATTCAAGAAGcatttttcttctaaattcAGTGACTTTGCCATGGCCTTGGAAATCATCTCTGTCACTATCTTCATCTTGATGGTGTAGTTCTCTAATACATCTCTGCATAAATATAAATTCTAAGTGCCTCTTGCATATAATAGTCAATGAAATTGCTGAGAACTTGAATATGAAATGGAACTCACATAAGAGGTCTGATGTTAATTTACATTCTCTTGTTTAAGTTGGTCAGCTTACTGTATCAAATCGATCACTGCAATTATTGTTCTTGGTGTTGATGCATATGCTgttggttttcttttattattgcTAAAAGCCTAAAACTGTCCGATTATGATGCCTAATCGTGTAATTATATGCTGTAACTAAAAATGCTATCTTGATACAACTATCAGAAAAGTATGCTAAAATCATTTAtagaatttgagaattttggtgaataataaatatgtgagctgttataataattaatataattatataataaggTCAAAATGACAAAAGTTTTTCTACTTGGATTGTGTTTGGTCTAATTCCTATTAATTTGGCTTGATTATTTGTAACTGCATATTTGTACTACTAAAAGAAATTCTAGTTTTTGGGCCAAGGTTCTTGAGATTCCTGCATTAAGACATAGAGAACCATAGGATCTCCAAGGCTCTACTCTTGTAGTTGGTTTTAGGTGTTTTGTTTGCTTGAGGACTGCCCAACTAGTGGCTGGACTAATGGGATTCTACTGAACCAAAGTGAAATCCAAAATTGGAGATGGAGAGAAGGGACCAGTGGGAAAAGGAGTTTTTTGTTGAGGGAGTTTGTGGAACTACCTGAAAGAATTTGGGCTTTCTGGccaaaatttatatttccttAGATCTTCTGGGTATACATCGAGAAACACACGATCAGACCAGTCAAGGTATTGTCCTTCTTCAGGGGTGGGATCAGCTCCATAcccttcaaattcttcaactcCTTTAGaaatcttcttcttctcttctatTGGCTGTTCAAAGAACTCCTTTGTGACTTGACGAATCTCATCTAGAAAGGAAGTTGAGATCCCATGACCT from Vitis vinifera cultivar Pinot Noir 40024 chromosome 9, ASM3070453v1 includes these protein-coding regions:
- the LOC100249729 gene encoding protein SRG1 isoform X1, which encodes MAGVSVLPLDVLLAKRVQEMVLKGEDPPQPYICRDGDGSEDVSSSLSPIPIIDLSLFSSSAPETTEKELQKLKSALSSWGCFQATGHGISTSFLDEIRQVTKEFFEQPIEEKKKISKGVEEFEGYGADPTPEEGQYLDWSDRVFLDVYPEDLRKYKFWPESPNSFRDVLENYTIKMKIVTEMISKAMAKSLNLEEKCFLNQFGERGALQARFNYYSRCLRPDIVLGLKPHADGSGYTILLQNEVDGLQILKDDCWLTIPTISNALLVLMGDQMEIMSNGIFKSPVHRVLASSERERISVAVFYTPESGKLIGPEEGLIDEERPRLFKKVKDYADIHWKYYQKGQRALHVAKP
- the LOC100249729 gene encoding protein SRG1 isoform X2; translation: MAGVSVLPLDVLLAKRVQEMVLKGEDPPQPYICRDGDGSEDVSSSLSPIPIIDLSLFSSSAPETTEKELQKLKSALSSWGCFQATGHGISTSFLDEIRQVTKEFFEQPIEEKKKISKGVEEFEGYGADPTPEEGQYLDWSDRVFLDVYPEDLRKYKFWPESPNSFRDVLENYTIKMKIVTEMISKAMAKSLNLEEKCFLNQFGERGALQARFNYYSRCLRPDIVLGLKPHADGSGYTILLQNEVDGLQILKDDCWLTIPTISNALLVLMGDQMEIWFSLTQADNE